In one Nicotiana tomentosiformis chromosome 6, ASM39032v3, whole genome shotgun sequence genomic region, the following are encoded:
- the LOC138893890 gene encoding uncharacterized protein produces MVGEKVLLKVSSMKGIIRFGKKGKQSPRFIGPFEVLEQIGEVAYRLDLPPNLLGVHPVFHVSMLRKYHADRSHVLDYCTVQLDESLGYKEEPVAVVDRQVCQLRSKISGKGPVEGSTSQRGSLGD; encoded by the coding sequence atggtaggcgagaaggttctcttgaaagtctcgtcgatgaagggtatcattaggtttggaaagaagggcaagcagAGTCCGAGGTTcatcggtccatttgaggtgttggagcaaattggagaggttgcttacagGCTTGATTTGCCTCCTAATCTAttaggagttcatccagttttccacgtgtctatgctccggaagtaccatgccgacaggtcacatgtgttagattactGTActgttcagctagatgagagcttaggttataaggaggagccagttgctgtTGTTGATAGGCAGGTCTGCCAGTTAAGGTCTAAGATCAGCGgaaaaggtccagtggaggggtcaaccagtcaaaGAGGCAGCTTGGGAGACTGA